The Salvia miltiorrhiza cultivar Shanhuang (shh) chromosome 2, IMPLAD_Smil_shh, whole genome shotgun sequence DNA window AAAACAAGAATCAGTTTTATCTTATAAACTtttttcctctttcttttttggtttttgTAGATTAAGGTGCGTTTCATCCAGTCATGGCAGAGGAGGCGCTTACAAATCAGGAGATCCCAGCTGCAAAGTTGGCCGAGGAAGCCGAGAGCAACGGCGTCCCCACAAAGGTAAAATCTACAATTTCGTGGAACGATAATGGCAGCTAGGACTGTAAACGAACCAAGTCGAACAATCGATTATAAGCTCGGTTTTGAAAAGTAATGTTTTACATTCCACTTCAGATAATTGAGGAGAACACAGAGTACAAAACAGAGGAAGGAAAGAAAGACGAAGAAACGGCCATGGAAGGAGAGTTTGTCAAGGTGGAGAAAGAGTCGTTGGATGTGAAGGATCGCTCCCACTCTCTCGAGACAGATTCTGTTGCAGAAGAAAAACCTGCTGTCGTTCAGCGCGCCGATAGCAGCAACCAGGAAGCAACTCGGGAGTTGCTAGAAGCTCAAGAGAGAGTTAAAGAGCttgaagatgaagtgaagagAATTTCTGATGCGGTGAAAGAAGCTGGAGATGAAAACACGGTCCTCAAAAACAAGCTCTTGCAGACAGAAGAATTCCTTCAGGTAAGCAAGAAGAATCACGACGAGCTTGAACTCGAAAACAAGAAACTGCTGGAGCAGAGCTCTGAAGCCGAGGACAGATACAAGGAGCAGCTCAAAACACTGCAGGAGGGGTTACAAGCTCGCGAAGAAAAGCACAAGGAGCTCACCGGTGTAAAGGAATCATGTGATCGTCTCAGCCTTGAGCTCGAGACCTCAAGCAAGAAGATTGAGGAGCTTCAGGCACAGTTGCAGTTATCATCGGGCGAAGCTCAGAAATTCGAGGAGTTGCACAAGGAAAGTGGTTTGCTCGCTGAGTCGGAGACGAAGAAGGCCTTGGAGCTGGAGAGGTTGCTTGAGGCGGCAAAATCTAGTGCGAAAGAGACGGAAGATCAGATGGCTTCTCTGCAGGATGAGCTGAAAAGCTTGTCTGCGAAGATCGATGAGAGCAAGAAAGTTGAAGAGGCTCTAAAGAGCGCGACAGCTGAGCTTGCGACTGTTCAGGGAGAATTGGAGCTTTCAAAATCACAGGTGCAAGATGTGGAGCAGAGGCTAGCTTCAAAAGAAGCTCTTATTAGCGAAATGACACAAGAATTGGAAGTTGCAAAGGCTGCTGAATCCACAGCCAGACAACACGCTGCCTCGCTCGAGAGTTTGCAGACGGAGAGCACGGAGAACCTCCAACTGAAAGTATCCCAGCTTGAGGCTTCACAATCAGAACTGAAGGAGGCTGTTAATGCCAAGATCGAGGTCGAAGAGCTCCTGAAAAGCCAGGAAACAAAGACGATAGCCTTGCAGGAAGATCTAGAAAAGTTGAGCAAAGAAAAGCAAGCACTGGAAGATACTATCTCTGATCTAACTAATAATTCTGTTCAGATGAAGGAGCTATGCAACGACCTCGAGGCCAAGTTGCAGCAGTCCGATGAGAATTTCTGCAAAGCAGATTCCCTTCTGGCAGAAGCAGTGGCGAACAGCAAAGAACTCGAGCAGAAACTGAAAACCGTGGAAGAGCTTCACAACGAGTCCGGTCATGCTGTCACAACGCTCGAGAGCACGCGGGAGGCCCTGAGGGCGGAAGCCGAGGAAGCAAGGTCGAAGCTCAGTGAATCCGAAACCAGTCGCATTGCTGCAGAACAGAGGACAGTTGAGCTAGAGCAGCTACTAAACTTGGAGGAGTTGAAAAGCCATGACTATCAAAGGGAGGTGAGAGAGTTATCTGAGAAACTATCTGAACTGGACTCTGAGTTGAAGAAGGAGGTGGGAGAGAAGCAACAACTAGACATCCAGTTGCAAGAATTTCAGGCCAAGATAGCTCAAATCGAGTCTGATTTGAGCAAGTCCACAGCTCGTACATCCGAGCTCGAGTTAGAATTAAAGAGTGTCAATGACAAATGCGTTGAGCACGAGGAGCGAGCCAACACAATTGAGCAGCGCCGCATTGAGCTCGAGAGTTCAATCCAGACATCTGATTCAAAAGCGCTGGAAGCTGGCAACAAGGTGAGTGAGTTCGAGCTACTTCTTGAAACAGAAAAATATAGGATCAAGGAGCTCGAAGAGCAAATAAGCTTGCTGGAGAAGAAATGCGAGGATGTAGAAGCTGAATCCACGAAGGGCAGTCAGAAGGCGTCTGAACTCGAAGCCGAACTTGAGGCAGTCCAGTTGAAAGCATCAAGCCTAGAGGCTGCGCTTCAAGCATCcacagaaaaagaaaaggagttGAATGATTCCTTTAACTTGACTACAGAAGAGAACAACAGCTTGAAAGATTCTTCAAGAACCTTAAATGAGAAGCTATCCGAGGCTGACAATCTACTTAGCATGTTGAAGGAAGAGCTCAGTATCTCACAGCAGAAGCTGGAAAGCATAGAGAATGATCTGAAAGCAACTGAATCGAGGGAAACTGAAGTTATCGAGAAGCTCAAGCTGGCCGAGGAGCAGCTAGAGCAACAAAGCAAAGTGTTGGAGACGGTGACTGCAAGGAGTGCAGAACTTGAGACGTCGCATGAAACTCTATCAAGAGATGCAGACCTCAAAATGCAGGAGGCAATTGCTAATTTCTCCAACAGAGATTCTGAGGCGAAATCGTTGCATGAAAAGGTGCAGGATCTTGAAAATCAAGTGAAAAGCTATCAAGTGCAGCTTGCAGAAGCAACAGAGAAACATGAAACTGCAAGTAAAGAGCTCGATCAGATTTTATTGAAGCTTGCTTCTTCTGAAGACATCAGTGAAGGCCTGAAAACGAAGATCCTCGAGGTTGAAGGAAAAGCTGACTCTTACGTCTCAGAGAACGCGCTCTTATCTGAAAAGAATATGCAACTCAGTGAGAAGGTTCAAGATCTTGAAGAAAAGCTAAACGTTACAGTTTCTGAGAGGGAAATCTCTTCACAGCAGCTCGCTTCTCACTTGAGCAGCATCACGGAACTGACTGAGCAGCACTCTAGGGTCTCTGAACTTCATTCTGCAGCTGAAGCTCGCATTTCGCAAGCAGAAGCTCAGTTGGAAGAAGCCCTACAAAAGTGTGGTCTAAGAGAGTCGGAAGCAAAGGATCTATACGAGAAGCTTCAAGCTTACGAAGCACAGGTGAAAACCTATGAAGCACAGGGTCAGGAAGCATCTGCACTTGTGAAAAGCCGCGAACTAGAGCTGGAAACTATCCTTTCAAAGTCTAAGGATCTGGATAGTGAACTGGAGAGAAGCTCTAGTCAGTTTAAGAAGGAGATTGATGATTTACATACAAAATTATCCGTTGTTTCATCCGAGAAAGATGATGCAGCTAAAGAACTAGAAGCTGCCAGGAAAGAAATCGAGGAGCTCACTCAACGACTCACTTCTGAAGGCCAAAAGCTGCAATCCCAGGTTAGTACTGATATCTCTTCTTGATGATTTCTGCATCTTGTTTTTCATCAAATGTTTATGTGATTGAGCTTCTTCGTTTCTCAGATATCTTCTGTGATGGAAGAGAACAATTCGCTTAATGAGAAATTCCAGAGCTCCAAGAAAGATCTTCAAGCAATTATAGTACAACTCGAAGAGCAACTGAAAGATCAAAAATCGAACGAGGATGCCTTGAAAGATGAGTTGCAGAATCGTCTGAAGGAGATTGAAGAACAATTGGCAACTGCAGAAGCACGGTTAAAGGAAGAGGTAAATGATAAATCATACTATTCTAGAGGGATTAAGCTATCAGAAAACATGTTTAATCATTCAACTTTTATTTCAAACCATTGATTTCTTATCTTATCTTTCCTTGATAACAGAACAAGCTGAGTTCCCAAAACGACGTGGAACGAGAAGCTGCTTTGAAGAGTTCTTCAGAAGAACTCGAAgccaagaaaaaagaaacactACTCTTACAGAGCCAAGTGAAAGATCTTGAGCAAAAGCTGCAGCTTGCTGAGGCTAAATCTAAAGAAAAGGTTAGCTTTCTTCATGTTTGATCTCACTACAACAAAACCATGAGCTCTCTAACTAATGATCACTCATGAAATCTTGCAATGCAGGGTGCTGCTACCTCTGAACACAAGGATGAAACCATAAAATCGCGGGAAATTGAATTTCCCACGTCCACTCCTTCGAAAAGAAAGAGCAAGAAGAAATCCGAGGCGGCTTCGCCTGCAGCATTGCCCTCAGATGCACAGGTTCAAACTGCTGAGGCATCTCCTGGCTTGAACTTGAAGTTCGTTTTAGGTGTGGCTCTTGTCTCAATCATCTTTGGCATTATTGTTGGCAAAAGGTATTGAAATGTGGCAAGTTTGAGTTTGGATTTGTGGTTTTGctatattaattttcaatatttttggggggtttCTTTTTTGATTTCTCTATTCAATTTTACATTTGATTAGTTTGTTATTTGTAGAAAGCAACTGGTATTTAATTTGCATCTCTAGCTTGGGTTTTTCTTGATCTTCATAGTCAGGATATTGGTTTTCATTTGAATCCTGACTTGTAGTTTTGGCAAGGGAAAAAAATGAACAAGAAAATATGTTGTTCTTGCTGTAATCAACTTTGTTTATTTacctatttattttcttttagtttACTTATAATTATTATCCGAGGTGTTCGATTTGATGCATTAGATCAGTTTTTAGTCTAGACTCGGCTCGTTATTTAATTTCTGAACTATGTCATATAGTATTATTCTTGTCTTATGAATTTTGAACTTTTTATACGacgaaatttaattttaaataatctcGAACTAATTTAATATCAAATGACCAATATATAAATACTTATGATGTCATTAATATAATACATTGAGTGTCTTTATCTATGAACCATAAATGTCAGGCTTTGCAAGACCTGCACCTCGTGCACACAACATTGTTAGTCCCAAATTctgaaataaaattattgggATCAGTGAATTTTTTGATTCtagaatcaaaattaaaattcactactttttttctcaaaatataaaacaaagttataattacaatataaagtgcattaattatatataatgaaattaaTGGA harbors:
- the LOC131009440 gene encoding uncharacterized protein LOC131009440, with protein sequence MAEEALTNQEIPAAKLAEEAESNGVPTKIIEENTEYKTEEGKKDEETAMEGEFVKVEKESLDVKDRSHSLETDSVAEEKPAVVQRADSSNQEATRELLEAQERVKELEDEVKRISDAVKEAGDENTVLKNKLLQTEEFLQVSKKNHDELELENKKLLEQSSEAEDRYKEQLKTLQEGLQAREEKHKELTGVKESCDRLSLELETSSKKIEELQAQLQLSSGEAQKFEELHKESGLLAESETKKALELERLLEAAKSSAKETEDQMASLQDELKSLSAKIDESKKVEEALKSATAELATVQGELELSKSQVQDVEQRLASKEALISEMTQELEVAKAAESTARQHAASLESLQTESTENLQLKVSQLEASQSELKEAVNAKIEVEELLKSQETKTIALQEDLEKLSKEKQALEDTISDLTNNSVQMKELCNDLEAKLQQSDENFCKADSLLAEAVANSKELEQKLKTVEELHNESGHAVTTLESTREALRAEAEEARSKLSESETSRIAAEQRTVELEQLLNLEELKSHDYQREVRELSEKLSELDSELKKEVGEKQQLDIQLQEFQAKIAQIESDLSKSTARTSELELELKSVNDKCVEHEERANTIEQRRIELESSIQTSDSKALEAGNKVSEFELLLETEKYRIKELEEQISLLEKKCEDVEAESTKGSQKASELEAELEAVQLKASSLEAALQASTEKEKELNDSFNLTTEENNSLKDSSRTLNEKLSEADNLLSMLKEELSISQQKLESIENDLKATESRETEVIEKLKLAEEQLEQQSKVLETVTARSAELETSHETLSRDADLKMQEAIANFSNRDSEAKSLHEKVQDLENQVKSYQVQLAEATEKHETASKELDQILLKLASSEDISEGLKTKILEVEGKADSYVSENALLSEKNMQLSEKVQDLEEKLNVTVSEREISSQQLASHLSSITELTEQHSRVSELHSAAEARISQAEAQLEEALQKCGLRESEAKDLYEKLQAYEAQVKTYEAQGQEASALVKSRELELETILSKSKDLDSELERSSSQFKKEIDDLHTKLSVVSSEKDDAAKELEAARKEIEELTQRLTSEGQKLQSQISSVMEENNSLNEKFQSSKKDLQAIIVQLEEQLKDQKSNEDALKDELQNRLKEIEEQLATAEARLKEENKLSSQNDVEREAALKSSSEELEAKKKETLLLQSQVKDLEQKLQLAEAKSKEKGAATSEHKDETIKSREIEFPTSTPSKRKSKKKSEAASPAALPSDAQVQTAEASPGLNLKFVLGVALVSIIFGIIVGKRY